Proteins encoded by one window of Serratia nevei:
- the metG gene encoding methionine--tRNA ligase encodes MAQVAKKLLVTCALPYANGSIHLGHMLEHIQADIWVRYQRMRGHEVHFICADDAHGTPIMLKAQQLGVKPEEMIAEMSQEHQQDFAGFGISYDNYHSTHSDENRELSTLIYSRLKENGFIKNRTISQLYDPEKGMFLPDRFVKGTCPKCKSPDQYGDNCEVCGATYSPTELIDPKSVVSGATPVMRDSEHFFFDLPAFSEMLQAWTRSGALQEQVANKMQEWFESGLQQWDISRDAPYFGFEIPDAPGKYFYVWLDAPIGYMGSFKNLCDKRGDLDFDEFWRKDSTTELYHFIGKDIVYFHSLFWPAMLEGSNFRKPTNLFVHGYVTVNGAKMSKSRGTFIKAGTYLQHLDADCLRYYYAAKLSSRIDDIDLNLEDFVQRVNADIVNKVVNLASRNAGFINKRFGGKLADSLADPALYQTFVDAAQSIAEAYAGREFSRAIREIMALADLANRYVDEQAPWVVAKEEGRDADLQAICSMGINLFRVLMTYLKPVLPSLTERAEAFLNAELSWDAIPLPLLGHQVNAFKALFNRIDLDKVSEMVNASKEDMAAAKPVTGPLADDPIQETITFDDFAKVDMRIALIKSADFVEGSDKLLKLQLDLGGESRQIFSGIRSAYPDPKALEGRLTIMVANLAPRKMRFGVSEGMVMAAGPGGKEIFLLSPDSGAQPGMQVK; translated from the coding sequence ATGGCTCAAGTCGCGAAAAAATTATTGGTGACGTGCGCGCTACCGTACGCAAATGGTTCCATCCATCTCGGCCACATGCTCGAGCACATCCAGGCGGATATCTGGGTGCGTTACCAACGAATGCGCGGCCACGAAGTGCATTTCATCTGCGCGGACGACGCGCACGGCACGCCGATCATGCTGAAAGCGCAGCAACTGGGCGTGAAACCGGAAGAAATGATCGCGGAGATGAGCCAGGAGCACCAACAGGATTTCGCCGGCTTTGGCATCAGCTATGACAACTACCATTCGACCCATAGCGATGAAAACCGCGAGCTGTCCACCCTGATTTACAGCCGCCTGAAAGAAAACGGTTTTATCAAGAACCGTACCATTTCTCAGCTGTACGATCCGGAGAAAGGCATGTTCCTGCCGGACCGTTTCGTGAAGGGCACCTGCCCGAAATGCAAATCGCCGGATCAATACGGCGATAACTGCGAAGTGTGCGGCGCCACCTACAGCCCGACGGAACTGATCGATCCGAAGTCCGTGGTTTCCGGCGCGACGCCGGTGATGCGCGACTCCGAGCACTTCTTCTTCGACCTGCCGGCCTTCAGCGAAATGCTGCAGGCGTGGACGCGCTCCGGCGCGCTGCAAGAGCAAGTGGCGAACAAGATGCAGGAGTGGTTCGAATCCGGCCTGCAGCAGTGGGACATCTCCCGCGATGCGCCTTACTTCGGCTTCGAGATCCCGGATGCGCCGGGCAAATACTTCTACGTCTGGCTGGACGCGCCGATCGGCTACATGGGCTCCTTCAAGAACCTGTGCGACAAGCGCGGCGATCTGGACTTCGACGAGTTCTGGCGCAAAGATTCCACCACCGAGCTGTATCACTTTATCGGCAAGGACATCGTCTACTTCCACAGCCTGTTCTGGCCGGCGATGCTGGAAGGCAGCAACTTCCGCAAACCGACCAACCTGTTCGTGCACGGCTACGTGACGGTGAACGGCGCCAAAATGTCCAAATCGCGCGGCACCTTCATCAAGGCCGGCACCTACCTGCAGCATCTGGACGCCGACTGCCTGCGCTATTACTACGCCGCCAAGCTCTCTTCACGCATTGATGATATCGATCTCAATCTGGAAGACTTCGTGCAGCGCGTAAACGCCGACATCGTCAACAAGGTGGTGAACCTGGCGTCACGTAACGCCGGCTTTATCAACAAACGCTTCGGCGGCAAGCTGGCCGACAGCCTGGCCGATCCGGCGCTGTACCAGACCTTCGTCGACGCGGCGCAGAGCATCGCCGAAGCTTACGCCGGCCGCGAGTTCAGCCGCGCGATCCGCGAAATCATGGCGCTGGCCGATCTGGCCAACCGCTACGTGGATGAGCAGGCACCTTGGGTGGTGGCGAAGGAAGAAGGCCGCGACGCCGATCTGCAGGCCATCTGCTCGATGGGCATCAACCTGTTCCGCGTGCTGATGACTTACCTGAAGCCGGTGCTGCCTTCGCTGACCGAACGCGCCGAAGCGTTCCTCAACGCCGAGCTGAGCTGGGACGCAATCCCGCTGCCGCTGCTGGGCCACCAGGTGAACGCATTCAAAGCGCTGTTCAACCGCATCGATCTGGACAAGGTCAGCGAAATGGTCAACGCCTCGAAAGAAGACATGGCCGCCGCCAAGCCGGTGACCGGTCCATTGGCCGATGATCCTATTCAGGAAACCATCACCTTCGACGACTTCGCCAAGGTGGACATGCGCATCGCCCTGATCAAGAGCGCCGACTTTGTCGAAGGCTCCGACAAACTGCTGAAGCTGCAGTTGGATCTGGGCGGCGAATCGCGCCAGATCTTCTCCGGCATTCGCTCCGCTTACCCGGATCCGAAAGCGCTGGAAGGCCGCCTGACCATCATGGTCGCCAACCTGGCACCGCGCAAAATGCGCTTCGGCGTTTCGGAAGGCATGGTGATGGCGGCGGGCCCC
- the apbC gene encoding iron-sulfur cluster carrier protein ApbC gives MNAKSPEQTNPEVLRALVTGVLAAFEHPTLKNNLTALKAIHHCALLDDVLHIELTMPFAWQSGFEALQASVGPELLRVTGASAIDWKLKHDITTLKRANGQAGIKGVRNIVAVSSGKGGVGKSSTAVNLALALAAEGAKVGILDADIYGPSIPNMLGTEHERPTSPDGQHMAPIVAHGLATNSIGYLVTDDNAMVWRGPMASKALMQLLQDTLWPDLDYLVLDMPPGTGDIQLTLSQNIPVTGALVVTTPQDIALLDAAKGIVMFEKVHVPVLGIVENMSVHICSNCGHHEPIFGTGGAEKLVQKYHSRLLGQMPLHISLREDLDRGTPTVISRPDSEFAEMYRQLAGRVAAQMYWQGEAIPTEIAFRAL, from the coding sequence ATGAACGCAAAATCCCCTGAGCAGACCAACCCCGAAGTTCTGCGCGCCCTGGTGACCGGTGTACTGGCCGCCTTTGAACACCCGACGTTGAAAAACAACCTGACCGCATTGAAGGCCATTCATCACTGCGCGTTGCTGGACGATGTACTGCATATCGAACTGACGATGCCGTTTGCCTGGCAGAGCGGTTTTGAGGCGCTGCAGGCGAGCGTCGGCCCCGAGCTGTTGCGCGTGACCGGCGCTTCCGCTATCGACTGGAAGCTGAAACACGACATCACGACGCTGAAACGCGCCAACGGCCAGGCCGGCATCAAAGGCGTGCGCAACATCGTCGCCGTCAGCTCCGGCAAAGGCGGGGTGGGGAAATCCAGCACCGCCGTCAACCTGGCGCTGGCGCTGGCCGCCGAAGGGGCCAAGGTCGGTATTCTGGACGCCGACATTTACGGCCCGTCGATCCCCAACATGCTGGGTACCGAACATGAGCGGCCGACCTCGCCGGACGGTCAGCACATGGCGCCGATCGTGGCGCACGGCCTGGCGACCAACTCCATCGGTTACCTGGTGACCGACGATAACGCCATGGTGTGGCGCGGCCCGATGGCCAGCAAGGCGCTGATGCAGCTGCTGCAGGATACGCTGTGGCCGGATCTGGATTACCTGGTGCTGGACATGCCGCCGGGCACCGGCGACATCCAGCTGACGCTGTCGCAGAACATTCCGGTGACCGGCGCGCTGGTGGTTACCACCCCGCAGGATATCGCTTTGCTGGATGCCGCCAAGGGCATCGTGATGTTCGAGAAAGTGCATGTGCCGGTGCTGGGCATCGTGGAGAATATGAGCGTGCACATCTGCAGCAACTGCGGTCACCATGAGCCGATCTTCGGCACCGGCGGCGCTGAAAAGCTGGTGCAGAAATACCACAGCCGTCTGCTGGGGCAGATGCCGCTGCATATCTCGCTGCGCGAAGACCTGGATCGCGGTACGCCGACGGTGATCAGCCGCCCGGACAGCGAATTCGCCGAGATGTATCGTCAGCTCGCCGGCCGCGTGGCCGCGCAGATGTATTGGCAGGGCGAGGCGATCCCGACAGAGATTGCGTTCCGCGCGCTGTAA
- a CDS encoding phosphatase PAP2 family protein encodes MLDWYFLTFFGDSMLLLPCALILFLLLLASSATRAAGWQWALIFGFTGGLVCLSKLAFMGWGIGNASYDFTGFSGHSALAASIWPPLLWALTGRFSHPVRSLALLTGWILPFTIGVSRLEIRVHSVSEVISGLILGYLASALFLWLQRAKARPCLSWPHLAIALALPLALMGHRQPAPTQGLLEHIAKTLAQIERPYTRADLHNPVRIP; translated from the coding sequence GTGCTGGATTGGTATTTTTTGACTTTTTTCGGCGACAGCATGCTGCTGCTACCCTGTGCGCTGATTCTGTTTTTGTTGCTGCTCGCGTCTTCCGCCACCCGCGCGGCAGGCTGGCAGTGGGCGTTGATCTTCGGCTTCACCGGCGGGCTGGTCTGCCTGTCCAAACTGGCCTTTATGGGCTGGGGTATTGGTAACGCAAGTTATGATTTCACCGGATTCAGCGGCCATTCGGCCCTCGCAGCCAGCATCTGGCCGCCGCTGCTCTGGGCATTGACCGGCCGATTTTCCCATCCGGTGCGCAGCCTCGCGCTATTGACCGGGTGGATATTGCCTTTCACCATCGGCGTGTCGCGGCTGGAAATTCGCGTTCACTCGGTATCCGAGGTGATCAGCGGATTGATTTTAGGCTACCTGGCCAGCGCACTGTTCCTGTGGCTGCAACGCGCCAAGGCTCGCCCATGCCTTTCCTGGCCACACCTGGCCATCGCGCTGGCCTTGCCGTTGGCACTGATGGGACATCGTCAGCCGGCCCCCACCCAGGGGTTGCTGGAACATATCGCCAAAACGCTGGCGCAAATCGAACGTCCTTATACCCGCGCGGATTTGCACAACCCTGTCCGCATCCCATAA
- the udk gene encoding uridine kinase: MTDNPHQCVIIGIAGASASGKSLIASTLYRELREQVGDEHIGVIPEDSYYKDQTHLTMEERVKTNYDHPSAMDHNLLFQHLQMLKAGKAIELPLYSYTEHTRKKETVHLEPKKVIILEGILLLTDIRLRQEMNFSIFVDTPLDICLMRRMKRDVNERGRSMDSVMAQYQKTVRPMFLQFIEPSKQYADIIVPRGGKNRIAIDILKAKISQFFE; this comes from the coding sequence ATGACTGACAATCCGCATCAGTGCGTCATTATTGGTATAGCTGGCGCATCTGCCTCCGGAAAAAGCCTTATTGCCAGCACGTTGTACCGCGAACTCCGCGAGCAGGTCGGCGATGAGCACATCGGCGTTATTCCAGAAGACAGTTACTATAAAGACCAGACTCACCTGACCATGGAAGAACGGGTCAAAACCAACTATGACCACCCGAGCGCCATGGATCACAATCTGCTGTTCCAGCATCTGCAGATGCTGAAGGCCGGCAAGGCGATCGAACTGCCGCTGTACAGCTACACCGAACACACGCGCAAGAAAGAAACCGTCCATCTCGAACCTAAAAAAGTGATTATTCTGGAAGGGATCTTGCTGCTGACGGATATCCGCCTGCGCCAGGAGATGAACTTCTCGATCTTCGTCGACACGCCGCTGGATATCTGCCTGATGCGCCGCATGAAGCGCGACGTCAACGAGCGCGGCCGCTCGATGGATTCGGTGATGGCGCAATACCAGAAGACCGTGCGCCCGATGTTCCTGCAGTTTATCGAACCTTCCAAACAATACGCCGATATCATCGTCCCGCGCGGCGGCAAGAACCGCATCGCGATCGATATTCTGAAAGCCAAAATCAGCCAATTCTTTGAATAA
- the dcd gene encoding dCTP deaminase gives MRLCDRDIEAWLDSEKLVISPRPPLERINGATVDVRLGNQFRVFSGHTAPFIDLSGPKDEVSAALDRVMSDEIVLPEGEAFFLHPGELALAVTFESVTLPDDLVGWLDGRSSLARLGLMVHVTAHRIDPGWHGRIVLEFYNSGKLPLALRPGMLIGALSFEPLSGPAARPYNSRQDAKYRDQQGAVASRIDKD, from the coding sequence ATGAGACTGTGCGACCGCGATATAGAAGCCTGGCTGGATAGCGAGAAACTGGTGATTTCCCCGCGCCCGCCGCTCGAACGCATCAACGGGGCCACAGTAGATGTCCGTTTGGGCAATCAGTTCCGCGTGTTCAGTGGCCATACCGCGCCTTTTATCGATCTTAGCGGGCCGAAAGACGAAGTCAGCGCCGCGCTGGATCGCGTGATGAGCGACGAGATTGTCCTGCCGGAAGGCGAGGCGTTCTTCCTCCATCCCGGCGAGCTGGCCCTGGCGGTGACGTTCGAATCCGTGACGTTGCCGGACGATCTGGTGGGTTGGCTCGACGGCCGTTCTTCTTTGGCGCGCCTGGGGCTGATGGTGCACGTGACCGCGCACCGTATCGATCCGGGCTGGCATGGGCGCATCGTGCTGGAGTTCTACAACTCCGGCAAGCTGCCGCTGGCGCTGCGGCCGGGGATGCTGATTGGCGCCTTGAGCTTTGAGCCGTTGTCCGGCCCGGCGGCCCGGCCATACAACAGCCGCCAGGACGCAAAATATCGCGATCAGCAGGGCGCAGTAGCCAGTCGAATCGACAAGGACTAA
- the asmA gene encoding outer membrane assembly protein AsmA, whose product MRRLLTTLAILLVVVVAGMSALVLLVNPNDFRGYMVKKVEQKSGYQLTLEGDLRWHIWPQLSILAGRMTLTAPGAKAPVVSAENMRLDVKLLPLLSHQLFVKQVMLKNAVIRLTPDSEEHSQVDAPIAPAGSGTDAADAAWKFDIDNLRVVDSLLIWQRADNEQINVRDINLTLQQTEKRQAQLELSSRVNRDQRDLTFSMAADVDLQQFPRQIGAKVTQFNYQLAGADILNGGIQGEGNAQVVYQQTPAQIAVGQLNVSANNSQLTGDISATLGAVPGYVVNLNSANLDLDALSGWQSSTTTAEQPAVTSAPVIASQVDDRQQNLEALRDFTAQLNLQAAQVTYRGMNVAQLAVTADNQRGLLTLHKLAGQLAGGDFSLPGTLDARGNKPVISVQPVLNQVELGTVLKAFDMPQMLTGKFSMKGDLTGDRLSSQAFERRWRGTAQLAMQDAQLHGLNIQQLIQQAVARNDNSVRGQDSYQRYTEVKSVSAQASLSQGMVKLSGLTADSPLLALTGAGSIDMPGKQCDMALNVRVTGGWQGRGELIEQLQKTPIPLRVYGPWQQLNYQLQVDQVLRKTLQDRAKDALNKWAEKNKDSREGQDLKKLLDKL is encoded by the coding sequence ATGAGAAGATTACTGACGACATTGGCGATTTTACTGGTGGTCGTGGTGGCGGGGATGTCCGCGCTGGTACTGCTGGTCAATCCGAATGATTTTCGCGGCTACATGGTCAAAAAAGTCGAGCAGAAGAGCGGCTACCAGCTGACGCTCGAAGGCGACCTGCGGTGGCACATCTGGCCGCAGCTCAGCATTTTGGCCGGCCGCATGACGCTAACCGCACCGGGTGCCAAAGCGCCGGTGGTGAGTGCGGAAAACATGCGCCTCGATGTCAAACTGTTGCCGCTGCTGTCGCATCAGCTGTTTGTGAAGCAGGTGATGTTGAAAAACGCGGTTATCCGCCTCACGCCCGACAGCGAAGAGCACTCGCAGGTGGACGCCCCAATCGCACCCGCCGGTAGCGGTACTGACGCGGCAGACGCGGCCTGGAAGTTCGATATCGATAACCTTCGGGTGGTGGACAGCCTGCTGATTTGGCAGCGTGCCGATAACGAACAAATCAATGTCCGGGATATCAATCTCACCCTGCAACAAACGGAGAAACGCCAGGCGCAGCTGGAACTTTCCAGCCGGGTCAACCGCGATCAACGTGACCTGACCTTCAGCATGGCGGCCGATGTCGATCTGCAGCAGTTCCCACGCCAGATTGGCGCCAAAGTGACCCAGTTCAATTACCAACTGGCGGGCGCGGATATTCTGAACGGCGGTATTCAGGGAGAGGGTAATGCCCAGGTGGTCTATCAGCAGACGCCGGCGCAGATTGCCGTCGGCCAGCTTAACGTCAGCGCCAATAACAGTCAGTTGACCGGCGATATCAGCGCCACGCTGGGGGCAGTGCCCGGCTATGTGGTGAACCTCAATTCGGCAAACCTCGATCTCGACGCGCTTTCCGGCTGGCAATCCAGCACCACGACCGCCGAGCAGCCCGCCGTGACTTCCGCGCCGGTGATCGCCAGCCAGGTTGACGATCGGCAGCAAAACCTGGAGGCGCTGCGCGATTTCACTGCACAATTGAACCTGCAGGCGGCACAGGTAACCTATCGCGGTATGAACGTTGCCCAGTTGGCCGTTACGGCGGACAACCAACGCGGCCTGCTGACGTTGCACAAGCTTGCCGGGCAATTGGCCGGCGGAGATTTCTCCTTGCCGGGAACGCTCGACGCGCGCGGCAATAAACCGGTGATAAGCGTACAACCGGTGCTGAATCAGGTTGAGCTCGGCACGGTGCTCAAGGCATTCGATATGCCGCAGATGCTCACCGGCAAGTTCAGCATGAAAGGGGATCTGACCGGCGATCGCCTCTCTTCACAGGCATTTGAGCGCCGCTGGCGCGGTACGGCGCAGCTGGCGATGCAGGATGCGCAGCTGCACGGCCTGAATATTCAGCAGCTGATTCAGCAGGCGGTGGCGCGTAATGATAACAGCGTACGTGGGCAAGACAGCTATCAGCGCTATACCGAAGTCAAAAGCGTCTCGGCGCAGGCCAGCCTGAGTCAGGGCATGGTCAAACTTAGCGGCCTGACGGCGGATTCGCCTTTGCTGGCGCTGACCGGCGCCGGCAGCATCGATATGCCGGGCAAACAGTGCGACATGGCGCTCAACGTGCGCGTCACCGGCGGTTGGCAAGGGCGCGGCGAGCTGATTGAGCAACTGCAAAAAACGCCGATCCCGCTGCGGGTCTATGGGCCTTGGCAACAGCTGAATTATCAACTGCAGGTCGATCAAGTGCTGCGCAAAACGCTGCAGGATCGGGCCAAGGATGCGTTGAACAAATGGGCTGAAAAGAACAAGGATTCGCGCGAAGGCCAGGATCTGAAGAAGCTGCTCGACAAGCTGTAA
- the dcuC gene encoding anaerobic C4-dicarboxylate transporter DcuC, whose product MTELAIGIIVAACVGRYIIKGYSATGVLMVGGLLLLGISALMGKTLLPSGAASTGWRATDIIEYVKILLMSRGGDLGMMIMMLCGFAAYMTHIGANDVVVKLASRPLQMINSPYLLMVAAYFVACLMSLAVSSATGLGVLLMATLFPLMVNVGISRGAAAAICASPAAIILAPTSGDVVLAAKAAEMPLVDFAFKTTLPISIAAIVCMAAAHFFWQRYLDKKNNEKHHIMDVSEINTHAPGFYAILPFTPILGVLIFDGKWGPELHIITVLVGCILLAAVIEFVRSFSAKQVFSGLEVAYRGMADAFASVVMLLVAAGVFAQGLSTVGFISGLIGLAQSFGTGGLIMMLVLVVITMLAAMTTGSGNAPFYAFVELIPKLAAQMGVNPAYLVIPMLQASNLGRTLSPVSGVVVAVSGMAKISPFEVVKRTSVPVIVGLVVVIVATELLVPQ is encoded by the coding sequence ATGACTGAGCTCGCTATCGGGATTATCGTTGCTGCCTGTGTAGGCCGTTACATCATCAAAGGGTATTCCGCCACCGGCGTCTTGATGGTGGGCGGGTTACTGCTGCTCGGTATCAGCGCCCTAATGGGGAAAACGTTGTTGCCGTCCGGCGCCGCGTCTACCGGCTGGCGCGCGACCGATATTATCGAATACGTCAAGATCTTGCTGATGAGCCGCGGCGGCGATCTGGGCATGATGATCATGATGCTGTGTGGTTTCGCCGCTTACATGACGCATATCGGCGCCAACGACGTGGTCGTCAAGCTGGCCTCGCGCCCGTTGCAGATGATCAACTCGCCTTATCTGCTGATGGTGGCGGCCTATTTTGTCGCTTGCCTGATGTCATTGGCGGTCTCTTCCGCCACTGGCCTCGGCGTATTGCTGATGGCGACGCTATTCCCGTTGATGGTGAACGTTGGCATCAGCCGCGGGGCGGCGGCGGCCATTTGCGCTTCGCCGGCGGCGATTATCCTGGCGCCGACCTCTGGCGACGTGGTGCTGGCGGCCAAGGCGGCGGAGATGCCGCTGGTGGACTTCGCGTTCAAAACCACGCTGCCGATCTCGATTGCCGCCATCGTCTGCATGGCCGCGGCGCACTTTTTCTGGCAGCGCTATCTCGACAAAAAGAACAATGAAAAGCATCACATCATGGACGTCAGCGAAATCAACACCCACGCGCCGGGGTTCTATGCGATTTTGCCGTTTACGCCGATCCTCGGCGTGCTGATTTTCGACGGAAAATGGGGGCCGGAGCTGCATATCATTACCGTACTGGTCGGGTGCATACTGTTGGCGGCCGTGATCGAGTTTGTGCGCAGCTTCAGCGCCAAACAGGTATTCAGCGGCCTGGAAGTGGCCTATCGCGGCATGGCGGACGCTTTCGCCAGCGTGGTGATGCTGCTGGTGGCCGCGGGTGTATTCGCGCAGGGGCTGAGCACCGTCGGCTTTATCAGCGGCTTGATCGGGCTGGCACAGTCGTTCGGCACCGGTGGTTTGATCATGATGTTGGTGCTGGTGGTGATCACCATGCTGGCGGCCATGACTACCGGTTCCGGCAATGCGCCGTTTTATGCGTTTGTCGAACTGATCCCGAAACTGGCGGCGCAGATGGGCGTGAATCCGGCCTATCTGGTGATCCCGATGCTGCAGGCGTCTAACCTCGGCCGCACGCTGTCGCCGGTCTCCGGCGTGGTGGTGGCGGTTTCCGGCATGGCGAAAATCTCGCCGTTCGAAGTGGTGAAACGCACTTCGGTGCCGGTAATTGTCGGGTTGGTGGTGGTGATCGTGGCGACCGAGCTGTTGGTTCCCCAGTAA
- a CDS encoding TerC family protein, which yields MEWIADPTIWAGLATLVVLEIVLGIDNLVFIAILADKLPKQQRDKARVVGLLLALVMRLALLASISWLATLTKPMFIVAEHPFSGRDLIMLVGGIFLLFKATMELNERLEGKDEEQHGARKGARFWPVVAQIVVLDAVFSLDSVITAVGMVDHLAVMMIAVCIAIGLMLLASKPLTRFVNAHPTIVILCLSFLLMIGFSLVAEGFGYHIPKGYLYAAIGFSVMIEALNQLAQFNRRRFLSKVRPLRERTAEAVLRMLSGKHEEAEVDSHSANLLADSDSENGEIFNQQERRMIERVLGMAQRTVSSIMTSRHDVEYLELNDPQEKLTQLLERNQHTRIVVVESSASDEPLGVIHTIDVLKQQLAQAPLDLRALIRQPLIFPEQLTLLSALEQFRQAQTHFAFVVDEFGSVEGIVTLTDVMETIAGNLPEAGEEVDARHDIQQNEDGSWIANGYMPLEDLVLYLPMPLEEKREYHTLAGLLMEHSQRVPQEGEQIKIGDYLFEPLEVNSHRILKVKITPPPPPEDYEV from the coding sequence ATGGAATGGATCGCTGATCCAACAATTTGGGCCGGCCTGGCCACATTGGTCGTGCTGGAAATCGTTCTGGGTATAGACAACCTTGTCTTCATCGCCATTCTGGCGGACAAACTACCAAAACAACAAAGAGATAAGGCTCGTGTCGTCGGTCTGTTGCTGGCGCTGGTCATGCGCCTGGCGCTGCTCGCTTCCATCTCGTGGCTGGCGACGCTGACCAAACCGATGTTCATCGTCGCGGAGCACCCCTTCAGCGGCCGCGATCTGATCATGCTGGTCGGCGGGATATTCCTGCTGTTCAAGGCCACCATGGAGCTGAACGAACGGCTGGAGGGCAAGGATGAAGAACAGCACGGCGCACGCAAAGGCGCGCGTTTCTGGCCGGTGGTGGCGCAGATCGTGGTGCTGGACGCCGTTTTCTCGCTCGACTCGGTGATCACCGCAGTCGGCATGGTCGACCACCTGGCGGTGATGATGATCGCGGTGTGTATCGCCATCGGCCTGATGCTGCTGGCCAGCAAGCCGCTGACGCGCTTCGTCAACGCTCACCCGACTATCGTTATCCTGTGCCTGAGCTTCCTGCTGATGATCGGCTTCAGCCTGGTGGCGGAGGGCTTCGGCTACCACATTCCGAAAGGTTACCTCTACGCGGCGATCGGCTTCTCGGTGATGATCGAAGCATTGAACCAACTGGCACAGTTCAACCGCCGGCGCTTCCTGTCGAAGGTGCGGCCACTGCGCGAGCGCACCGCCGAGGCGGTACTGCGCATGCTGAGTGGTAAACACGAAGAAGCGGAGGTCGACAGCCACTCCGCCAACCTGCTGGCGGACAGCGACAGCGAAAACGGCGAGATCTTCAATCAGCAAGAGCGGCGCATGATCGAACGCGTGCTGGGCATGGCGCAGCGCACGGTCAGCAGCATCATGACTTCGCGTCACGACGTCGAATACCTCGAGCTGAACGATCCGCAGGAGAAACTGACGCAATTGCTGGAGCGTAATCAGCACACGCGCATCGTGGTGGTGGAAAGCAGCGCCAGCGACGAACCGCTGGGCGTTATCCATACTATCGACGTCCTCAAACAGCAGTTGGCGCAGGCGCCGTTGGATCTGCGCGCGCTGATACGCCAACCGCTGATCTTCCCGGAACAGCTCACGCTGTTAAGCGCCCTGGAACAGTTCCGCCAGGCGCAGACGCACTTTGCCTTTGTGGTCGACGAGTTCGGTTCCGTCGAAGGTATCGTCACCCTGACGGACGTGATGGAAACCATCGCCGGCAATCTGCCGGAGGCCGGCGAAGAGGTGGACGCACGCCATGACATTCAGCAAAACGAAGACGGCAGCTGGATTGCCAACGGCTATATGCCGCTGGAAGATCTGGTGCTGTACCTGCCGATGCCGCTGGAAGAAAAACGCGAATACCACACGCTGGCGGGGCTGCTGATGGAACACAGCCAGCGTGTGCCGCAAGAAGGCGAGCAAATCAAGATCGGTGACTATCTGTTCGAACCGCTGGAGGTTAACAGCCACCGCATTCTGAAAGTGAAGATCACCCCGCCTCCCCCACCGGAGGACTACGAGGTTTAG
- the galU gene encoding UTP--glucose-1-phosphate uridylyltransferase GalU → MQKRLKAVIPVAGLGTRMLPATKAIPKEMLPVVDKPLIQYIVSECVAAGIKDIVLVTHSSKNAIENHFDTSFELEAVLEARVKRQLLAEVQNICPSDVTVMQVRQGQAKGLGHAVLCAKPMVGDYPFVVLLPDVLLDEAKADLRKENLAKMLQRFDETGFSQVMVEPVPEEDVSKYGVVDCAGAALIAGESAPMTAVVEKPAREDAPSNLAVVGRYVLSADIWPLLEKTPPGAGDEIQLTDAIAMLMDEQIVEAFHMSGKSHDCGDKLGYMKAFVQYGLRHATEGEDFSRWLKLALNNN, encoded by the coding sequence ATGCAGAAAAGACTAAAAGCTGTGATCCCCGTGGCGGGTCTAGGGACGCGTATGTTGCCTGCAACCAAGGCGATCCCTAAAGAAATGTTACCAGTGGTTGATAAGCCACTTATCCAATACATTGTCAGCGAATGTGTTGCCGCCGGCATCAAAGATATCGTACTGGTCACACATTCTTCAAAAAATGCGATTGAGAACCATTTCGACACCTCTTTCGAATTAGAAGCAGTATTGGAAGCGCGAGTAAAACGCCAGCTGTTGGCTGAAGTACAAAACATCTGCCCATCGGATGTGACCGTGATGCAGGTTCGCCAAGGGCAAGCGAAAGGACTTGGCCATGCGGTATTGTGCGCCAAACCGATGGTGGGTGATTACCCCTTCGTAGTCCTCCTGCCGGACGTCTTACTGGATGAAGCAAAGGCAGATCTTCGCAAAGAAAATCTGGCCAAGATGCTCCAGCGTTTTGATGAGACGGGATTCAGTCAAGTCATGGTTGAACCGGTACCGGAAGAAGACGTATCTAAATATGGCGTGGTAGATTGCGCGGGTGCGGCGCTCATTGCGGGTGAAAGTGCACCGATGACGGCGGTGGTAGAGAAACCGGCTCGTGAGGACGCACCTTCAAATCTAGCTGTTGTTGGCCGTTATGTGCTTTCCGCAGACATTTGGCCTTTGCTTGAGAAAACACCGCCTGGTGCTGGCGATGAGATCCAGTTGACCGATGCTATCGCCATGCTGATGGATGAGCAAATAGTGGAAGCCTTCCATATGAGCGGTAAATCACACGACTGCGGCGATAAACTGGGTTATATGAAGGCCTTTGTGCAATACGGTTTGCGCCATGCCACAGAAGGTGAAGATTTCTCGCGATGGTTGAAGCTGGCCTTGAATAACAACTAA